A region from the Apium graveolens cultivar Ventura unplaced genomic scaffold, ASM990537v1 ctg934, whole genome shotgun sequence genome encodes:
- the LOC141705716 gene encoding IAA-amino acid hydrolase ILR1-like 3: MLKPRLLCYLVLVLVSLSASNSRVGATELESEIAILSKQLLDSARNENFFGWLKKVRRRLHEYPELSFQEYETSQLIRSELDSIGVHYNWPVAKTGLIASIGSGGPPFFSLRADMDALPIQELVEWEHKSKVSGKMHACGHDAHVTMLLGAAKLLNDRRTELKGTINLVFQPGEEGHAGAYHMLQESNVDKLQAIFGLHVWPDLPTGTIGSKPGPLLAGSSRFSAVIQGIGGHAAAPHETRDPTLAAALSILALQQIVSRETDPLEARVVTVTFMEGGKTGNVIPETVRFGGTYRSATLEGLLFLQQRIKEVIEAQAAVHRCTSVVEFMMGSIKYYPPTINDEGLYGHAKRMGEILLGESKVQEVSMTMAAEDFSFFSQKMPAAFFFVGIKNETLNSDKPLHSPEFVLDEDVLPIGAALHAIVAISYLDDHAVKAL, from the exons ATGTTGAAGCCAAGGCTTTTGTGTTATCTAGTGTTGGTTTTAGTGTCTCTGTCCGCCTCAAATTCACGAGTTGGTGCTACCGAGTTAGAATCGGAGATTGCGATACTGAGTAAGCAGCTTCTTGACTCGGCCAGAAATGAAAACTTCTTCGGGTGGTTAAAAAAGGTACGGAGGAGATTACATGAGTACCCTGAACTTTCTTTTCAAGAGTACGAGACGAGTCAACTCATTAGATCGGAGCTTGACTCGATTGGAGTACACTACAACTGGCCAGTTGCTAAGACAGGCCTCATAGCTTCTATTGGTTCTGGTGGACCCCCTTTCTTTTCTCTTCGAGCTGACATGGACGCCCTTCCTATTCAG GAATTGGTGGAATGGGAACACAAAAGCAAGGTTAGTGGTAAAATGCATGCTTGTGGACATGATGCACATGTTACAATGCTGCTGGGAGCTGCTAAACTGCTTAATGACAGAAGAACCGAGTTAAAA GGAACTATTAACCTTGTCTTCCAACCTGGCGAAGAGGGCCATGCTGGTGCTTATCATATGCTACAAGAGAGTAATGTGGACAAGCTACAAGCCATATTTGGGTTACATGTTTGGCCAGATTTGCCCACTGGTACAATTGGTTCAAAACCAGGTCCACTTCTTGCTGGTTCATCCAGGTTTTCTGCAGTAATTCAAGGGATTGGCGGCCATGCAGCTGCACCCCATGAAACTAGAGATCCAACGCTGGCCGCGGCCTTGTCAATCCTTGCACTCCAACAGATTGTCTCACGAGAAACAGATCCTCTGGAGGCCCGG GTTGTCACAGTCACTTTCATGGAAGGTGGTAAAACTGGAAATGTAATCCCTGAGACAGTGAGATTTGGTGGCACCTATCGTAGTGCGACATTAGAAGGTTTACTCTTCCTTCAGCAAAGAATCAAAGAG GTAATTGAGGCACAAGCAGCTGTACACAGATGTACCAGTGTAGTAGAATTTATGATGGGCAGCATAAAGTATTACCCTCCGACAATTAATGATGAAGGTTTGTATGGACATGCAAAGAGGATGGGTGAAATCTTGCTTGGTGAGAGTAAAGTGCAGGAGGTTTCCATGACCATGGCAGCGGAAGATTTCAGCTTCTTTTCTCAAAAGATGCCAGCTGCATTTTTCTTTGTTGGTATAAAAAACGAGACTCTCAACTCAGATAAGCCGCTCCATTCTCCGGAGTTTGTACTGGATGAGGATGTTCTTCCTATAGGAGCAGCTCTGCACGCCATTGTTGCAATATCGTACTTGGATGACCATGCTGTCAAGGCTCTGTAG
- the LOC141705720 gene encoding small RNA-binding protein 11, chloroplastic-like isoform X3, which produces MAAVLMKRLLSASGKIQKTGLSFYTTDNGLSEAFSQYGQVVEATVVIDRVSDRSKGFGFVTFASEDEADKAVTEMNGKQLNGRVIFVDHAKPRARFDDGGMPIARGPPEPAANQ; this is translated from the exons ATGGCGGCGGTGTTAATGAAAAGATTGTTGTCGGCATCGGGGAAAATACAGAAGACAG GACTATCATTCTACACCACAGATAATGGATTATCAGAGGCATTTTCTCAGTACGGCCAAGTAGTTGAAG CTACAGTTGTGATTGATAGAGTTTCTGACCGATCAAAAGGCTTTGGATTTGTTACGTTTGCATCAGAGGATGAAGCTGATAAAGCTGTCACAGAAATGAATGGAAAG CAACTGAATGGGCGTGTTATTTTTGTTGACCATGCAAAGCCTAGAGCTCGTTTTGATGATGGTGGGATGCCAATAGCCAGGGGACCCCCTGAACCAGCAGCAAACCAGTGA
- the LOC141705719 gene encoding protein trichome birefringence-like 9 yields MDLLQPNSRQPPQHIHHSFFHSFLAKEHLTHYSLFFLFLLLVTCLFFFSPSHSLTSLAFFSRILPKNQHYSTSSNTTTTTTTIDENFKVCDYSNGKWVRDETYWRQLYTEECPFLDPGFRCRRNGRSDVDYVNWRWQPKDCHLPRFNATDFLERSRNGRIVFAGDSIGRNQWESLICMLAQGVPNISTIYEENGVPITKHKGFLSIRFQDYNLTVEYYREPFLVVIGRIPKDAPQGLRGIIKVDKLHWFSSRWTKADILVFNTGHWWNEDKTVKMGFYFEENESINMTMGLTEAFQKSLETWKWWVMQDLDPKASHIFFRSYSPVHYRDGTWNDGGHCDRNTSPETNYSKLEPETSNNKFVSHVVKQIESKRRKAYFLNITYLTEFRNDGHPSLHREPGTPVDAPQDCSHWCLPGVPDTWNEVIYAHLLSKGFRTNYQARVN; encoded by the exons ATGGATCTTCTTCAACCTAATTCTCGTCAACCTCCACAACATATACACCACTCTTTCTTTCATTCATTCTTGGCCAAAGAACACCTCACACattactctcttttctttttgtttcttcTCCTTGTCACTtgtctttttttcttttctcccTCGCATTCTTTAACTAGTCTTGCTTTCTTTTCCCGAATCTTACCCAAAAACCAGCACTATTCTACTTCTTCCaatactactactactactactactattGATGAAAACTTCAAGGTTTGTGATTATTCAAACGGAAAATGGGTTCGGGACGAAACTTATTGGCGCCAATTGTACACCGAGGAATGTCCGTTTCTTGATCCCGGTTTTCGTTGTCGAAGAAATGGTCGATCAGACGTGGACTACGTAAACTGGCGGTGGCAGCCAAAAGATTGTCATCTTCCCAG ATTTAACGCAACTGATTTTCTGGAGAGGAGTCGAAATGGACGTATAGTATTTGCTGGAGACTCCATTGGGAGAAACCAATGGGAATCTCTGATATGCATGCTTGCACAAGGAGTTCCAAACATTTCTACTATATATGAAGAAAATGGAGTCCCTATAACCAAACATAAGGGCTTTCTTTCAATCCGATTTCAGGACTACAACTTGACAGTAGAGTACTATCGCGAACCATTCCTTGTCGTTATCGGACGCATACCTAAGGATGCACCTCAGGGGCTTCGAGGCATCATTAAGGTTGACAAGCTTCACTGGTTTAGCTCCAGATGGACCAAAGCAGATATTCTTGTATTCAATACAGGACATTGGTGGAACGAAGACAAAACTGTAAAGAT GGGATTCTATTTTGAGGAAAACGAGAGCATTAACATGACAATGGGGTTAACGGAAGCATTTCAAAAGTCCTTGGAAACGTGGAAATGGTGGGTGATGCAGGATTTAGATCCTAAAGCGAGCCACATCTTCTTCAGGAGCTATTCCCCGGTGCATTACAG GGATGGGACATGGAATGATGGAGGTCATTGTGACAGAAATACCTCACCAGAAACAAACTACTCAAAGCTGGAACCCGAGACATCTAATAATAAGTTTGTTTCCCATGTAGTTAAACAAATAGAAAGCAAAAGGAGAAAAGCATACTTCTTAAACATAACATATCTGACAGAGTTTAGGAATGATGGTCACCCTTCCCTCCATCGTGAGCCAGGCACTCCAGTTGATGCACCACAAGACTGCAGCCACTGGTGCTTACCTGGAGTCCCAGACACTTGGAATGAAGTAATCTATGCCCATCTTCTGTCAAAGGGCTTCAGAACCAACTACCAAGCTAGAGTGAATTAG
- the LOC141705720 gene encoding small RNA-binding protein 11, chloroplastic-like isoform X1 yields the protein MAAVLMKRLLSASGKIQKTGSFITHFNPNPNPNPTSTPFSISCRGIASKLFVGGLSFYTTDNGLSEAFSQYGQVVEATVVIDRVSDRSKGFGFVTFASEDEADKAVTEMNGKQLNGRVIFVDHAKPRARFDDGGMPIARGPPEPAANQ from the exons ATGGCGGCGGTGTTAATGAAAAGATTGTTGTCGGCATCGGGGAAAATACAGAAGACAGGTAGTTTTATTACACACTTCAACCCTAACCCTAACCCTAACCCTACCAGCACCCCCTTTTCCATTTCTTGCCGAGGTATTGCTTCCAAGCTTTTCGTCGGAg GACTATCATTCTACACCACAGATAATGGATTATCAGAGGCATTTTCTCAGTACGGCCAAGTAGTTGAAG CTACAGTTGTGATTGATAGAGTTTCTGACCGATCAAAAGGCTTTGGATTTGTTACGTTTGCATCAGAGGATGAAGCTGATAAAGCTGTCACAGAAATGAATGGAAAG CAACTGAATGGGCGTGTTATTTTTGTTGACCATGCAAAGCCTAGAGCTCGTTTTGATGATGGTGGGATGCCAATAGCCAGGGGACCCCCTGAACCAGCAGCAAACCAGTGA
- the LOC141705720 gene encoding small RNA-binding protein 11, chloroplastic-like isoform X2, protein MAAVLMKRLLSASGKIQKTGSFITHFNPNPNPNPTSTPFSISCRGLSFYTTDNGLSEAFSQYGQVVEATVVIDRVSDRSKGFGFVTFASEDEADKAVTEMNGKQLNGRVIFVDHAKPRARFDDGGMPIARGPPEPAANQ, encoded by the exons ATGGCGGCGGTGTTAATGAAAAGATTGTTGTCGGCATCGGGGAAAATACAGAAGACAGGTAGTTTTATTACACACTTCAACCCTAACCCTAACCCTAACCCTACCAGCACCCCCTTTTCCATTTCTTGCCGAG GACTATCATTCTACACCACAGATAATGGATTATCAGAGGCATTTTCTCAGTACGGCCAAGTAGTTGAAG CTACAGTTGTGATTGATAGAGTTTCTGACCGATCAAAAGGCTTTGGATTTGTTACGTTTGCATCAGAGGATGAAGCTGATAAAGCTGTCACAGAAATGAATGGAAAG CAACTGAATGGGCGTGTTATTTTTGTTGACCATGCAAAGCCTAGAGCTCGTTTTGATGATGGTGGGATGCCAATAGCCAGGGGACCCCCTGAACCAGCAGCAAACCAGTGA